One segment of Procambarus clarkii isolate CNS0578487 chromosome 1, FALCON_Pclarkii_2.0, whole genome shotgun sequence DNA contains the following:
- the LOC123754636 gene encoding putative uncharacterized protein ENSP00000383309, translating to MLRYNDARLYRRKDILTRYTDSVFCHSLPLSLSVSQRHTQVDSMSQRHTQVDSMSQRHTQADSMSQRHTQADSMPQRRTQTDSMPRHTQTDSMPRHTQTDSMPRHTQTDSMPRHTQTDSMPRHTQTDSMPRHTQTDSMPRHTQTDSMPRHTQTDSMPRHTQTDSMPRRHTQTDSMPRHTQTDSMPRHTQTDSMPRRTQTDSMPRHTQTDSMPRHTQTDSMPRHTQTDSMPRHTQTDSMPRHTQTDSMPRHTQTDSMPRHTQTDSMSQRHTQADSVSQRHTQVDSMSQRHTQTDSMPRHTQTDSMPRHTQTDSMPRRTQTDSMPRRTQTDSMPRHTQTDSMPRHTQTDSMPRHTQTDSMPRHTQTDSMPRHTQTDSMPRHT from the coding sequence ATGCTCAGATATAATGATGCTCGTTTATACAGACGAAAAGATATACTGACACGATATACTGATTCTGTCTTCTGTCACTCTCTGCCACTCAGTTTGAGTGTGTCACAACGACACACTCAAGTTGACAGTATGTCACAACGACACACTCAAGTTGACAGTATGTCACAACGACACACTCAAGCTGACAGTATGTCACAACGACACACTCAAGCTGACAGTATGCCACAACGACGCACTCAAACTGACAGTATGCCACGACACACTCAAACTGACAGTATGCCACGACACACTCAAACTGACAGTATGCCACGACACACTCAAACTGACAGTATGCCACGACACACTCAAACTGACAGTATGCCACGACACACTCAAACTGACAGTATGCCACGACACACTCAAACTGACAGTATGCCACGACACACTCAAACTGACAGTATGCCACGACACACTCAAACTGACAGTATGCCACGACACACTCAAACTGACAGTATGCCACGACGACACACTCAAACTGACAGTATGCCACGACACACTCAAACTGACAGTATGCCACGACACACTCAAACTGACAGTATGCCACGACGCACTCAAACTGACAGTATGCCACGACACACTCAAACTGACAGTATGCCACGACACACTCAAACTGACAGTATGCCACGACACACTCAAACTGACAGTATGCCACGACACACTCAAACTGACAGTATGCCACGACACACTCAAACTGACAGTATGCCACGACACACTCAAACTGACAGTATGCCACGACACACTCAAACTGACAGTATGTCACAACGACACACTCAAGCTGACAGTGTGTCACAACGACACACTCAAGTTGACAGTATGTCACAACGACACACTCAAACTGACAGTATGCCACGACACACTCAAACTGACAGTATGCCACGACACACTCAAACTGACAGTATGCCACGACGCACTCAAACTGACAGTATGCCACGACGCACTCAAACTGACAGTATGCCACGACACACTCAAACTGACAGTATGCCACGACACACTCAAACTGACAGTATGCCACGACACACTCAAACTGACAGTATGCCACGACACACTCAAACTGACAGTATGCCACGACACACTCAAACTGACAGTATGCCACGACACACTTAA